A single region of the Candidatus Marinarcus aquaticus genome encodes:
- a CDS encoding amidoligase family protein, whose translation MSLEYINKIEKKFLPHLFFNKEKKARHVGVEIEYSNLSLEKSIELARELFGGEIKKTSKYEWQLTQSKYGTFNFELDAQLLQKIQKEGLFEKLQHYIGDVSHDIDTLLDKTSKRFVPFEVATPPVPISNLFEIDKLAESFCLHGAFGTTHSLHYAFGVHFNIEPASLESIDVLKTFKAFLILQKWIEVQSEVDIARKISPYINDFPKEYLKKVIDKAYKPNQEQFIEEYIAFNPTRNRILDMLPLMTFWDEKRVRQHLPKEKINARPTFHYRLANSKVNILRWSLTQEFLPWVMVELLVANPKKFEIMSEEFLTYLEAPIFNTHEWIEQCHFHILDLLS comes from the coding sequence ATGAGTCTGGAATATATCAATAAAATAGAAAAAAAATTTTTGCCTCACCTTTTTTTTAACAAAGAGAAAAAAGCTCGACACGTCGGAGTAGAAATAGAGTATTCAAACCTCTCTTTAGAAAAAAGTATCGAACTTGCACGAGAACTTTTTGGTGGAGAAATCAAAAAGACCAGCAAATATGAGTGGCAATTAACTCAAAGTAAATACGGTACTTTTAACTTTGAACTGGATGCCCAACTGCTTCAAAAGATACAAAAAGAGGGTCTCTTTGAGAAACTGCAACACTACATTGGAGATGTCTCACATGATATTGACACCCTTTTAGATAAAACCTCCAAACGTTTTGTTCCCTTTGAAGTGGCCACACCACCCGTACCCATTTCAAATCTTTTTGAAATAGATAAACTCGCAGAATCATTCTGTTTACATGGTGCTTTTGGTACCACACACTCACTGCATTATGCTTTTGGAGTGCACTTTAACATTGAACCTGCTTCCTTAGAGAGCATTGATGTGCTTAAAACCTTTAAAGCTTTTTTGATTTTACAAAAGTGGATTGAAGTACAAAGTGAAGTGGACATCGCTCGTAAAATCTCTCCATATATCAATGATTTTCCCAAAGAGTATCTTAAAAAAGTGATTGACAAAGCGTATAAGCCTAATCAAGAGCAGTTTATTGAAGAGTATATTGCATTTAATCCTACACGTAATCGTATTTTAGATATGTTACCGTTAATGACTTTTTGGGATGAAAAAAGAGTACGACAACACCTTCCAAAAGAGAAAATCAATGCACGCCCTACGTTTCACTATCGATTAGCAAACTCAAAAGTCAATATCTTAAGATGGTCATTAACGCAAGAGTTTCTGCCTTGGGTAATGGTTGAACTCTTAGTGGCAAATCCTAAGAAATTTGAGATTATGAGTGAGGAGTTTTTAACTTATTTGGAGGCACCAATATTTAATACTCATGAGTGGATAGAACAATGTCATTTTCACATTCTCGACCTCTTATCGTAA
- a CDS encoding LysR family transcriptional regulator, protein MDLNLLKVFVSVANKKSISLAANELKCAQSNVTSRIKQLEKILDAQLFHRVPKGVILTELGKSFYPKAIEIIHKLEDAVSSLQNDTPMTHLRVGSTECNAAVRISPFLMQLHEAFPTMHLELFTGTTQDVVQMILDFQVDIAFISGYPKSDKLMVLNVIEEDMALLESNDMLSPNVTLTFKKGCRYDEFLKEYMKQNSVEIEKSLCFGSLETILGCVKVGMGRTLLPMSLVEKMGYDKDIRITLLDKNDAHIPTTLVCRKDFIPSISNYLKELQL, encoded by the coding sequence ATGGATTTGAATTTGTTAAAAGTATTCGTGAGTGTGGCCAATAAAAAGAGTATTTCATTGGCAGCCAATGAACTTAAGTGTGCCCAATCTAATGTCACTTCACGTATCAAACAACTTGAAAAAATACTCGATGCCCAACTCTTTCACAGAGTTCCCAAAGGGGTCATTCTTACAGAATTGGGAAAAAGTTTTTATCCCAAAGCCATAGAAATCATTCATAAACTCGAAGATGCGGTATCAAGTTTACAAAATGATACACCCATGACACATTTAAGAGTAGGCTCTACAGAGTGTAATGCAGCCGTTCGAATCTCACCTTTTTTAATGCAACTGCATGAAGCTTTTCCTACCATGCATTTAGAACTTTTTACAGGTACCACGCAAGATGTTGTACAGATGATTTTAGATTTTCAAGTTGATATTGCTTTTATCAGTGGTTATCCCAAAAGTGATAAACTGATGGTATTAAATGTCATTGAAGAGGATATGGCTCTGCTTGAATCCAATGATATGCTCTCTCCTAATGTAACGCTAACTTTTAAAAAAGGGTGTCGATATGATGAGTTTTTAAAAGAGTATATGAAACAAAACAGTGTTGAAATTGAAAAAAGTCTCTGTTTTGGAAGTTTAGAAACCATACTGGGGTGCGTAAAAGTGGGAATGGGACGCACACTTTTACCTATGAGTCTTGTTGAAAAAATGGGATATGATAAGGATATAAGAATCACTCTTTTAGACAAAAATGATGCTCATATTCCCACCACACTTGTATGCAGAAAAGATTTTATTCCTTCCATTTCAAACTACCTTAAAGAACTTCAGCTCTAA
- a CDS encoding YbfB/YjiJ family MFS transporter — MNRLLNRNDNVAILLAGIFSGIVGMGVARFVFTSLLPDMLDDFLTLTFAGILAALNFAGYMGGSILSVFIKDINQKVILYRIGIVLCLLTTILLGLTTNETLWLISRIIAGFGSAMLFVVGSAIVMTKLTFENKTKAMGIHFSGIGFSILVTDLVSRAVLSSGYTWQNSWIVLTIFGAVLSCYCWYILCFDKEVHQKVVKHKFDFSLFNLYVILLIMAYFTEGVGFVVQATFLPDIINSLEGLEGYGNLTWTLVGIAGIPSSIIWLRLAHKYGSINIIMIALLVQVVGILIPALTNNIVLNLLSGILYGGTFIGLVGLFMNLGGKLSQKNPVVLMGALTTSYGVGQVIAPLYSVALTHHYGNYNMALYVTAAIVVGGILLLMIAKKLETVRN; from the coding sequence ATGAACAGATTATTAAACCGCAATGATAATGTTGCGATTTTATTGGCAGGTATTTTTTCAGGTATTGTCGGAATGGGAGTTGCACGATTTGTGTTTACGTCACTTTTACCTGATATGCTGGATGATTTTCTTACATTAACATTTGCAGGTATTTTAGCAGCATTAAATTTTGCAGGTTATATGGGAGGATCGATTCTTTCAGTCTTTATTAAAGACATCAATCAAAAAGTAATACTCTATCGAATCGGAATTGTATTGTGTCTTTTAACTACAATCCTTTTAGGTTTGACCACCAATGAAACCCTGTGGCTAATTTCAAGAATCATTGCTGGTTTTGGAAGTGCGATGCTTTTTGTGGTGGGTTCAGCTATTGTTATGACCAAACTGACCTTTGAAAATAAAACAAAAGCCATGGGGATTCATTTTAGTGGTATAGGATTTTCTATTTTAGTCACAGATTTGGTCTCTCGAGCAGTATTGTCTTCAGGCTATACTTGGCAAAATTCATGGATTGTATTAACCATTTTTGGTGCTGTTTTAAGCTGTTATTGTTGGTATATTTTATGTTTTGATAAAGAGGTGCATCAAAAAGTAGTGAAACACAAATTTGATTTTTCACTCTTTAACTTGTATGTCATACTTCTTATTATGGCTTATTTTACGGAAGGTGTTGGATTTGTTGTTCAAGCAACATTCTTGCCTGATATCATCAACTCTTTAGAAGGCTTAGAAGGGTATGGAAACCTTACATGGACGCTGGTGGGGATTGCTGGAATTCCTTCGTCTATTATATGGTTACGATTGGCACATAAATATGGCAGTATCAATATCATTATGATTGCTTTGTTGGTGCAAGTCGTGGGTATTTTAATTCCAGCATTGACCAATAACATTGTATTGAATCTGCTTTCAGGTATTTTATACGGTGGAACTTTTATTGGATTGGTTGGGTTGTTTATGAATTTAGGGGGAAAACTATCACAAAAAAACCCTGTCGTATTAATGGGTGCTTTGACCACATCTTATGGAGTAGGACAAGTGATTGCTCCTCTTTACAGTGTTGCTTTAACGCATCATTATGGAAATTACAACATGGCACTGTATGTCACAGCTGCCATTGTGGTTGGTGGAATACTTCTTTTGATGATTGCTAAAAAATTAGAAACAGTCAGAAACTAA
- a CDS encoding TRAP transporter large permease, with protein MNTPFFKKFVLALIFCLLTIISHANTDIKLVIEESVLEQKSLLSVYGYAEENVEKHAIKVVLTDNSGNTIKQTVQTNAFGNWSIEAVDIAHFNDGKIEISAFIEKGNDPAQTNSTIVLDRGFNLFEYLKTHFGLTVFILMIVFLLLGFPMKIPLIAGATLGIFILYDGQMDNMQFIIQQMMGGIRPPALIAVPMFILSADIMTRGKSAEKLIDLIMAFVRHIKGGLAISTAGACTMFGAVSGSTQATVVAIGSPLRPRLQKGGYKDSFILALIINSSDIAFLIPPSIGMIIYGIVAKTSIPELFIAGIGPGLLILFLFSLYSYAYAHFNNIPTEPKASWKERTSAVYNALWPLGFPFIIIGGIFGGIFSPTEAAAVSVAYAVFLEGVVFKTMKLHDFYETAKSTGLVTAVVFILVGAGAAFAWVLSYAQIPQQILNAIGLIHMNEYEILLVISLAFFIGCMFVDPIVVILVLVPIFAPVVTSVGLDPVLVGTIITLQVAIGSATPPFGCDIFTAIAVFRRPYMEVIKGTPPFIFILLSVAIALIFFPDIALFLRDVAFRDSLFGS; from the coding sequence ATGAATACTCCTTTTTTTAAAAAGTTTGTTTTAGCGTTGATTTTTTGTTTGCTTACCATAATCAGTCATGCAAACACCGATATTAAACTGGTGATTGAAGAGAGTGTGTTAGAACAAAAGAGTTTATTGTCTGTGTATGGTTATGCCGAAGAAAATGTCGAAAAACACGCTATAAAAGTTGTTTTGACAGATAACAGTGGCAACACCATTAAACAAACTGTTCAGACCAATGCTTTTGGAAACTGGAGCATTGAAGCCGTTGATATTGCACATTTCAATGATGGGAAAATCGAGATTTCTGCTTTTATAGAAAAGGGAAATGATCCTGCACAAACAAACAGTACGATTGTATTAGATAGAGGATTTAACCTTTTTGAGTATCTCAAAACCCATTTTGGTTTAACCGTGTTTATTCTTATGATTGTTTTTCTTCTTTTGGGTTTTCCAATGAAAATTCCTCTTATTGCAGGAGCAACACTGGGTATTTTTATTTTATACGATGGACAAATGGACAACATGCAGTTTATCATTCAACAGATGATGGGAGGTATTCGTCCCCCTGCTTTGATTGCAGTTCCAATGTTTATTCTCTCAGCAGACATCATGACACGAGGGAAATCGGCTGAAAAACTCATCGATTTAATCATGGCATTTGTTCGACACATCAAAGGCGGATTGGCCATAAGTACAGCAGGGGCTTGTACCATGTTTGGTGCAGTGTCAGGCTCCACACAAGCCACGGTTGTTGCTATTGGTTCACCTTTGCGACCACGTTTGCAAAAAGGGGGTTATAAAGACTCATTTATCTTGGCATTGATTATTAATTCCAGTGATATTGCGTTTTTAATTCCACCCAGCATTGGTATGATTATTTATGGTATTGTGGCAAAAACCTCTATCCCAGAACTCTTTATTGCAGGTATTGGTCCAGGACTTTTGATTCTGTTTCTTTTTTCATTATACAGTTATGCTTATGCTCATTTTAATAATATTCCAACTGAACCTAAAGCCTCATGGAAAGAGCGAACAAGTGCTGTATACAATGCGTTATGGCCGTTGGGTTTTCCTTTTATTATCATTGGCGGAATCTTTGGAGGCATTTTCAGTCCCACTGAAGCAGCAGCAGTGAGTGTTGCGTATGCTGTTTTTTTAGAGGGTGTTGTCTTTAAGACCATGAAACTTCATGATTTTTATGAAACAGCAAAATCAACAGGTTTAGTCACAGCCGTTGTATTTATACTTGTAGGAGCAGGTGCAGCTTTTGCCTGGGTTTTATCTTACGCACAAATTCCCCAACAAATCCTCAATGCCATTGGTTTAATACATATGAATGAGTATGAAATTTTATTGGTCATCTCATTGGCATTTTTTATTGGTTGTATGTTTGTGGATCCCATTGTCGTTATTTTGGTTTTAGTACCTATTTTTGCACCTGTTGTGACTAGTGTAGGATTGGATCCTGTTTTAGTGGGTACGATTATTACTCTACAAGTGGCCATTGGTTCAGCCACACCCCCTTTTGGGTGTGATATTTTTACGGCCATTGCTGTGTTCAGACGACCATATATGGAGGTGATTAAAGGGACACCTCCCTTTATTTTTATTCTTTTAAGTGTGGCGATTGCTCTGATTTTTTTCCCTGACATTGCACTGTTTTTACGCGATGTCGCTTTTAGAGACAGTTTATTTGGTTCTTAG
- a CDS encoding TRAP transporter small permease gives MTLFNTLLKPLDFIDNALHKFEGFILALGVVCMALNTIAAVISRFIFNDALTFTGELNVIFIIITTFAGLSYAARKARHIRMSALYDALKKPYRKLLMLVIALITSVFMFMLSYYSYLYIVEVYQSGRILPALQIPVFYIYLWVPVGFFITALQYAFTLIKNLQENNVYLSTCMKDEYGEKKEEQNQ, from the coding sequence TTGACTCTTTTTAACACTCTTTTAAAACCTCTTGATTTTATTGATAATGCCCTTCATAAATTTGAGGGCTTTATCTTAGCTTTAGGGGTCGTTTGTATGGCTTTAAATACCATTGCTGCAGTTATAAGCCGTTTTATTTTTAACGATGCGTTAACTTTCACGGGTGAACTCAATGTTATTTTTATCATCATTACAACTTTTGCAGGTCTGAGTTATGCTGCGAGAAAAGCTCGACATATCAGAATGTCGGCTTTATATGATGCTTTAAAAAAACCCTACCGAAAACTTTTAATGCTTGTGATTGCTTTAATTACCTCTGTTTTTATGTTCATGCTTTCATACTACTCTTATTTATATATTGTAGAGGTGTATCAAAGTGGCCGTATTCTTCCTGCACTTCAAATCCCTGTTTTTTATATCTACTTATGGGTGCCTGTTGGTTTTTTTATCACTGCACTGCAATACGCTTTTACACTGATTAAGAATCTGCAAGAAAACAACGTCTATCTCTCTACATGTATGAAAGATGAGTATGGTGAAAAAAAAGAGGAGCAAAACCAATGA
- the dctP gene encoding TRAP transporter substrate-binding protein DctP, with amino-acid sequence MISKFKIFVLALTICATTLSAATWKYAMGEGLNDPQGIYATAFKEFIEENSRHKIKIYPVGSLGEETDMMEQTRAGLLQFLGQSTGYMGGTIPEMDLFTLPYILPTNTQQLDYFFKHSKVINEMLPSVFHQHGLELLSIFPEGEMAITTFEAFHSPNDLKGKKIRVMPGSPILVETYKAFGASPVPMSWGDLIGALKTNMIDGQENPTVWIEAYDLDNLTNVLTYTGHGHFNASASANKQFFDALSSRDKKLIKAAAAYAHKVILKEAQKLDAYGLGRIVRTNPSFKIVTLSKKERAPFIKAAQKVQESFADKSDSNQDILKQMRMDLKQAMKNGN; translated from the coding sequence ATGATTTCAAAGTTTAAAATTTTCGTCTTAGCCCTTACAATATGTGCCACTACTTTAAGTGCAGCTACATGGAAATATGCCATGGGAGAAGGACTAAACGACCCTCAAGGCATCTACGCCACAGCCTTTAAAGAGTTTATTGAAGAGAATTCTCGACACAAAATCAAGATTTACCCTGTAGGAAGTTTAGGAGAAGAGACCGACATGATGGAGCAAACACGTGCAGGTCTGCTCCAATTTTTAGGACAATCCACAGGCTATATGGGTGGAACGATTCCAGAAATGGATCTTTTTACACTGCCTTATATTTTACCAACCAATACCCAACAACTGGACTACTTTTTTAAACACTCCAAAGTGATTAATGAGATGTTGCCTTCGGTGTTTCATCAACACGGTTTAGAGTTACTTTCAATCTTTCCTGAAGGAGAAATGGCAATCACTACTTTTGAAGCATTTCATTCTCCTAATGATTTAAAAGGTAAAAAAATTCGTGTAATGCCTGGTTCTCCGATACTTGTAGAGACTTATAAAGCTTTTGGAGCTTCTCCTGTTCCAATGAGTTGGGGAGATTTAATTGGTGCACTTAAAACCAATATGATTGATGGTCAAGAGAACCCCACAGTATGGATTGAAGCGTATGATTTGGACAATTTAACCAACGTATTGACGTATACTGGACATGGACACTTCAATGCCAGTGCGAGTGCCAATAAACAATTCTTTGATGCTTTAAGTTCAAGGGATAAAAAACTCATTAAAGCAGCAGCAGCGTATGCACACAAGGTGATTTTAAAAGAGGCACAAAAACTCGATGCCTATGGTTTAGGACGTATTGTTCGTACAAACCCGAGTTTTAAAATTGTAACATTGAGCAAAAAAGAGCGTGCCCCTTTTATCAAAGCAGCGCAAAAAGTGCAAGAGAGTTTTGCTGATAAAAGTGATTCAAACCAAGACATTTTGAAGCAAATGCGCATGGACTTAAAACAAGCAATGAAAAATGGGAACTAG
- a CDS encoding SRPBCC family protein, with the protein MNSIIKRTLIKCSIEELFKFHLNSSNIAHITPSNITVELLNEDPVTYVGKVVKLKITKFFIPQYWHVKIEKLDEPYILVDVAIRSPFAYWKHQHIFTPKEQGWCELKDIIEYRLPFGFLGQLFNPLIKKDIENMFEFRHQKTKEILEQ; encoded by the coding sequence ATGAACAGCATTATAAAACGTACTCTGATTAAATGCAGTATTGAAGAACTGTTTAAGTTTCACTTAAATTCAAGTAATATTGCACATATCACACCTTCAAATATTACAGTTGAACTTCTCAATGAAGACCCTGTTACCTATGTGGGGAAAGTGGTTAAACTTAAAATTACAAAGTTTTTTATACCGCAATATTGGCATGTGAAAATCGAAAAGTTAGATGAACCATATATATTGGTAGATGTTGCAATTCGTTCTCCGTTTGCATATTGGAAACATCAACATATTTTTACACCAAAAGAGCAAGGGTGGTGTGAGCTTAAAGATATAATAGAGTACAGACTGCCATTTGGCTTTTTAGGACAACTGTTTAATCCTTTGATTAAAAAAGATATTGAAAATATGTTTGAATTCAGACATCAAAAAACAAAAGAAATTTTGGAACAATAA
- a CDS encoding heavy metal translocating P-type ATPase has product MNRQIYVKSIANNRVRLKSELFCTQHNLELLEKEFQDIFTSFRTNLSCKSIIFTYSLNTTLENILNKMERLFHITLSVPASNVLCENKSCSSCSLKKHDAVSWKRKLIEFGLLTGYALYIFIGESFLGVSIAATPLSLVALVSLVAAIPLLKESWQEMKHKQFTLHTFMSGTLLLAIFLGEATAAFEIIYILRGGMLLEEYIANRSREEIQNLVELDIQKVYVLIDEVEVEIDMHTLKEGDIVVSRSGEKIPVDGIIIQGNAEIDEAIINGRSEPTFKQENEEVFAGTVCERGRIYIEVSALGNETYISRTMREVEYSLMQKSPSELEADRLANRLLKLGTLLTVGTFFITGSFTAAFSTMIVMSCPCATVLAASTAVSGGIANAAKQGILIKGGDALENVSKSEVFCFDKTGTLTTGRPVITDIVSFNGSDENRVLEYAAMAEYRNSHPIAKAIVAQAKDKGMTFEHTLESEIIPGFGVKSTYNSERILVGNKALLHRFKVATKEYSKTVSELLGSGKTVVYVVKGETILGLLALTHEVRKGTKEMIQHLRDKGVKHIVLLTGDEVQVANSFAFDFGFDEVFANQTPQGKAEAIMQLKKEYDKVVMVGDGVNDTFAMSKADVAISFAAGGSEAAIAVSDIAVTHSHPEDVVNLYDISKRSLNVVNQNYYIGTGTNLIGVGLSAVGKLTPVGAGLIHIGHTLGIMLNSSRLAIDTNS; this is encoded by the coding sequence ATGAACCGTCAAATTTATGTAAAAAGTATTGCCAATAATCGCGTACGTTTAAAGTCTGAGCTTTTTTGCACACAACATAATCTTGAGTTATTGGAAAAAGAGTTTCAAGATATTTTTACTTCGTTTAGAACCAATCTTTCATGCAAATCGATTATTTTTACCTACTCTTTAAATACAACCTTAGAAAATATTTTAAACAAAATGGAACGTCTGTTTCATATCACACTCTCTGTTCCTGCAAGCAATGTTTTGTGTGAAAACAAAAGTTGCAGCAGTTGCAGCCTGAAAAAACATGATGCCGTTTCATGGAAAAGAAAACTTATTGAATTTGGCTTGTTAACGGGGTATGCTCTTTATATTTTTATAGGCGAGAGTTTTTTAGGTGTAAGTATTGCTGCAACACCATTGAGTCTGGTGGCATTGGTCTCACTGGTTGCCGCCATTCCTTTATTAAAAGAGTCATGGCAAGAGATGAAACACAAACAGTTTACGCTTCATACGTTTATGAGTGGTACACTGCTTTTAGCTATATTTTTAGGAGAAGCAACGGCTGCCTTTGAAATCATCTACATCTTACGTGGTGGCATGCTTTTAGAGGAGTATATTGCCAATCGTTCACGTGAAGAGATACAAAATTTAGTAGAACTGGATATTCAAAAAGTCTATGTGCTTATTGATGAAGTGGAAGTAGAAATCGATATGCATACACTCAAAGAGGGTGATATTGTTGTAAGTAGAAGTGGTGAAAAAATCCCTGTGGATGGTATCATTATCCAAGGCAATGCAGAGATCGATGAAGCCATTATCAATGGTCGCAGTGAACCTACATTTAAACAAGAAAATGAAGAGGTTTTTGCTGGAACAGTGTGTGAAAGAGGGCGTATTTATATTGAAGTTTCGGCTTTGGGTAATGAAACCTACATCTCTCGAACCATGAGAGAAGTGGAGTATTCTCTTATGCAAAAATCACCCAGTGAATTAGAAGCAGACCGATTAGCAAATCGACTGCTTAAACTGGGGACACTTTTAACTGTAGGAACTTTTTTTATAACAGGTTCATTCACAGCAGCTTTTTCTACCATGATTGTCATGTCGTGTCCATGCGCTACTGTTTTAGCTGCATCTACAGCTGTCAGTGGTGGGATTGCTAATGCTGCTAAGCAAGGTATTTTAATCAAAGGGGGCGATGCCTTAGAGAATGTGAGTAAAAGTGAAGTTTTTTGTTTTGATAAAACAGGAACACTCACAACGGGTCGTCCAGTTATAACGGATATTGTCAGTTTCAATGGTTCAGATGAAAACAGAGTGTTAGAGTATGCTGCTATGGCAGAATATCGAAATTCACACCCCATAGCAAAAGCGATTGTGGCACAAGCTAAAGATAAAGGTATGACATTTGAACACACTTTAGAAAGTGAAATCATTCCTGGATTTGGCGTTAAAAGTACCTATAATAGTGAGCGTATTTTAGTAGGTAATAAAGCGTTACTTCACCGTTTTAAAGTTGCGACCAAAGAGTACAGTAAAACGGTCTCTGAACTTTTAGGTAGTGGAAAAACGGTGGTGTATGTGGTTAAAGGTGAAACCATTTTAGGACTGCTTGCTTTAACGCATGAGGTTCGAAAAGGCACCAAAGAGATGATTCAACACTTAAGAGATAAAGGAGTAAAACACATTGTACTTCTAACAGGGGATGAGGTACAAGTGGCCAACAGTTTTGCTTTTGATTTTGGTTTTGATGAAGTCTTTGCCAATCAAACACCACAAGGAAAAGCTGAAGCGATTATGCAATTAAAAAAAGAGTATGACAAAGTGGTCATGGTTGGGGATGGTGTAAATGATACGTTTGCCATGAGTAAAGCAGATGTGGCCATCTCATTTGCTGCAGGTGGAAGTGAAGCAGCGATTGCCGTTTCAGATATTGCAGTGACACACTCTCACCCTGAAGATGTAGTGAATTTATATGATATAAGTAAACGAAGCTTGAATGTAGTGAATCAAAACTACTACATTGGTACGGGTACAAATTTAATAGGGGTAGGACTTTCTGCAGTTGGAAAATTAACTCCGGTTGGTGCAGGCTTGATTCATATTGGACATACTCTAGGAATTATGTTAAACTCTTCTAGACTGGCTATTGATACTAATTCTTGA
- a CDS encoding HMA2 domain-containing protein: MITVDKIIEISSYLTLIHHTKGRIRVRVNPKIKEQSENITLQDIEQIPQKIDGIKKVKINKIVGSITIEYDNTIFPDYLWKNLLNQENVEEIAEILNRLSKEVE; this comes from the coding sequence GTGATTACGGTTGATAAAATTATAGAAATCAGTTCTTACCTTACACTTATTCACCATACAAAAGGGCGAATACGTGTGAGAGTAAATCCAAAAATAAAAGAACAAAGTGAAAATATCACATTACAAGATATTGAGCAAATTCCTCAAAAGATTGATGGAATTAAAAAAGTTAAAATCAATAAGATAGTAGGTTCTATTACCATAGAGTATGACAACACAATTTTCCCTGATTATTTATGGAAAAACCTACTCAATCAAGAGAACGTTGAAGAGATAGCAGAGATTTTAAACAGACTTTCAAAAGAGGTAGAGTAA
- a CDS encoding ferritin-like domain-containing protein produces the protein MENTTNQEVLKNFDDEVLKTFKVDVNSEIPVLHQVLRIAVYDEYHAYETYKKVLETFGDTPPFTNIIEAEVRHYQALLHLLEKYQVPAPLNDWESKIEAPNSVLEACEIAVAAEIDNIQMYDNLIDYVQEYPDVLDTMYKLQAASYNNHLPAFRKAVAQHSQLENVNLNDIHQQYSAHNLDDAIGKMDEIGQMVQKFSAGDVSQEDLMKMLSNTNLSFIGGALLGAVGAGVLSQMIKENEHKSTQEED, from the coding sequence ATGGAAAACACGACAAACCAAGAGGTGTTAAAAAACTTTGATGATGAGGTGCTTAAAACATTTAAAGTGGATGTAAACAGTGAAATTCCTGTACTGCATCAAGTTTTGAGGATTGCTGTTTATGATGAGTATCATGCGTATGAAACTTATAAAAAAGTATTAGAAACGTTTGGAGACACACCACCATTTACCAATATCATAGAAGCCGAAGTAAGACACTATCAAGCACTTTTACATCTGCTTGAAAAGTATCAAGTTCCTGCTCCTTTAAATGATTGGGAATCTAAAATTGAAGCGCCCAACTCTGTTTTAGAAGCGTGCGAAATAGCAGTGGCTGCAGAGATTGATAATATTCAAATGTACGACAATCTGATTGATTATGTTCAAGAGTATCCCGATGTGCTTGATACGATGTACAAACTTCAAGCAGCTTCATACAATAATCACTTGCCAGCATTTAGAAAAGCAGTGGCACAACACAGCCAGTTAGAAAATGTGAACCTCAATGATATTCATCAACAATACTCTGCACATAATCTTGATGATGCCATTGGCAAAATGGATGAAATTGGACAGATGGTTCAAAAGTTTTCTGCTGGGGATGTATCACAAGAAGATTTAATGAAAATGTTAAGCAACACTAACCTTTCATTTATAGGTGGGGCACTTTTAGGTGCTGTAGGAGCAGGGGTGCTTTCACAAATGATTAAAGAGAATGAACATAAATCTACACAAGAGGAGGATTAA
- a CDS encoding magnetosome protein MamC produces MPSNLAINTGAPRNVTGHVVSGALAAGALAAALNYNKYKKGEIAKQEAISNSLKLSAQGGVATGSAIAAANYMGKGNIMGVLTAISVGAMGVYAVEKVSEKLEERQRLEKRKEA; encoded by the coding sequence ATGCCAAGTAATTTAGCAATCAATACAGGTGCACCCAGAAACGTAACAGGTCACGTAGTAAGTGGTGCATTAGCAGCAGGAGCCTTAGCAGCAGCGCTCAACTACAATAAATATAAAAAGGGTGAAATAGCAAAACAAGAGGCGATCAGCAACTCTTTAAAACTCTCTGCTCAAGGTGGTGTGGCAACAGGCAGTGCCATTGCTGCAGCAAACTACATGGGTAAAGGAAACATCATGGGAGTACTTACAGCTATTTCTGTTGGTGCCATGGGAGTATATGCGGTAGAGAAAGTGAGTGAAAAACTTGAAGAGAGACAACGATTAGAAAAAAGAAAAGAGGCATAA
- a CDS encoding YtxH domain-containing protein: protein MHKNTIQNNPYINTQNQGLNDLNLANQNPYINNAPADGLLGNFDTGKFLLGAAIGALGAYVLTNENAQKAIFKTVAKGSALFTAGIEEMKERFEDAKAEMEAEPVE from the coding sequence ATGCATAAGAATACGATTCAAAATAATCCATACATCAATACTCAAAACCAAGGGTTAAATGATTTGAATTTGGCCAATCAAAATCCATATATTAACAACGCACCAGCTGATGGTTTATTGGGTAATTTTGATACGGGTAAGTTTTTATTAGGGGCTGCTATTGGTGCTTTGGGTGCTTATGTGTTGACCAATGAAAATGCACAAAAAGCAATTTTTAAAACCGTGGCAAAAGGAAGTGCGCTTTTTACAGCTGGAATTGAAGAGATGAAAGAGCGATTTGAAGATGCAAAAGCTGAAATGGAAGCTGAACCAGTTGAGTAA